In Pirellula sp. SH-Sr6A, the DNA window ACCTTGTGGCCATCATGGCAAACCTGCAGTACAAGAAGACGGGTTACAGCGTTCTCGACGGCCGTCCCCTCGATCACTTGACGGAACTTTCCCGATACGTGTACGAGACGGCCAACCTCCAACTCCGGAGCGGACAGCCCTTTGTCGGGCGAAGTGCATTCGCGCACAAAGGTGGAATGCACGTCCACGCTGTCAATAAATTCGCCCATACCTACGAACACATGGATCCGGCCAAGATTGGAAACGAACGCCGCATCCTCGTCAGCGAACTCTCCGGTCGATCCAACATAGCTGCCTTGATGCAGGACTCCGGCCTTCCTGCGGATCGTGCGACCCAAGACCGAATCTTGGCCGAGATCGTTTCCAAAGAGAACCAAGGCTATCAGTTCGAAGCCGCCGAAGGCTCCTTTGAATTGCTGGTCAAAAAGTGCACCGGTTCCTACCAGCCTCATTTCGAAACGATCAAATACCAAGTTCTGGCGGGGGATATCCAAGCCCAAACGGCAGAAGCCTACGCCGAAGCGATTCTCAAAGTGCAAGTGCAAGGGACGGTGCGGGTCGAAGCGGCCGAAGGGCATGGTCCGGTCAATGCAATGGATGCCGCCCTTCGCAAGGCATTGCTACCCTCCTTCCCGCAACTCGACTCCATGCGATTGGTCGATTTCAAAGTGCGAGTGGTAAACGGAGAGGCCGGCACCGCTGCCCGCATCCGCGTGAACATCGAGAGCGCCGACGACCAGAAGACATGGCGAACCATCGGGGTAAGCGAGAACATCATCGAAGCGAGCTGGCAAGCCCTCGTGGATGCATTCGAATGCAAACTCCATCGCTAAACCAGAGGGTATAGGTTCAGAACATAACTGGCGCTCGCCCCTCGTTCCAGGCTCCAGGCTCCAGGCTCCAGGCTACTCGCTACTCGCTACTTACTTCTCGCTACTCTGTCTAGGGCTGGTCAATTCGCCGATAGAGTGCACGCGGGGGAAGCCGTCGAGGACGACGGCTCTACATTTGCCTAGCCCCGCCAACTACTTCCTTCGCGCAAAAACAGTCGAGGACGACTGTTCGACATTGCTCTCGCCGCTCGCTACTCGCTTCCCCCCCCTTTTCTGCTCCCCTCGCCCCGCTTCGGGGAGAGGGGCTGGGGGTGAGGGGTTGGGTACCTTCCCGAATCACCGCATAACCTGGTATACGAAGGACTCTATACCCCCGCCCATGCAGGAATCGATCGCGATGCTGATCATGCACTAACACATCCTCGGTGAAGTAACCGGCGCCATCGATCTCAATAATGAGTTTCTTCTCCAAGCACCAGAAATTCACGGTAAAGCGTGGAATGGGTTATTCACGACGGAACTTCAATCCTTCGATTTGGCGATTGCAAGTCTATTGTCAAGCATTTGTCGCAAATTCGTTGGATGTTCGACGCTGGCATTGTGCAAATTCGATTGCTTCTTTGGACCTCGACCTGCTGCGTTTCATGGGAATGAGTCTCTCTTCGATTCCATGGAATCCAATAGCAATTCAGACTTCAGGCTTCAGACTTCAGACTTCAGACTTCAGACTTCAGACTTCAGGCTTCAGGCTTCAGGCTTCAGAACTATGCTCCTGGCTCCTCGCCACTCGCTACTCGCTACTCGCTACTTATTTCTCGCTACTTATTACTCGCTACTCTGTCTAGGGCTGGTCGATTCGCCGATAGAGAACATGCGGGGGAAGCCGTCGAGACGACGGCTCTACATTTCCTCCATGCTCCATGCTCTTCGCCCCTTCCCACTTTGCCTTGCCCCGCCAACTAATTCCTTCCCGCAAAAACAGTCGAGGACGACTGTTCGACATTGCTCTCGCCACTCGCTACTCGCTACTCGCTACTCGTCTCTCGCTACTACTCTTCCCCCTCAATCGAATCGGGGCCCTCTTTGGCTTTGGCTTCCAACTCCTCGTAACGCCGCAAACAGTCTGCAATCGACTGCCGCAATCGCTCGCCACTTTGCCGCTGCTGGGCGACTTCCTCCAGCACCGGCCGAAGTCCATCATAGAGCAACTGGAACTGACTTCGAATCAACTCGGTCATAACCCGCGGCACCGCGTGCTGTACCACCACCCGCGACTCCGGTGGCTTCCCCTCTTCAGGTGCAACCTTTTGCTCGCGTTGCGAAGCCGCCTCCATCCAAAGATTCGACGCCGATCCGATCGCTGCACCGATGTGATCCAATCCGCTCTGAATTCCAAGAATACTACTGATCACCTGTGCCGTCGCTTGGTCGCCCGACAACCCCTTGAGCTTCGTCTTCTGCGCGAACGCCTTGCATATATCCGCCCACCTCGCTCCCTCCGTCTCGTTGAGTATCCCTAACAACGATTTGAATTTGAGCATATTCGACTCCCCATCGCGCGAGAGAGTTTGTGCGTCCTGCTCGTAACTCGACACGATCAAACGATTCAGCTCATCGTCGTTCATGACCGATACGACCTTCTCCGCAATGCGATTCATGTTCCGATAACTACCCTGCAGCTTGAAGGGTGGCTCCGTGCGATAATCGTCTGCTTGTGCCGCACTTCGAATGTATTCGCGATTCATCGTCAAGACGACATCGCGAATCCGGTGCAATTTGGACAACACACTCGTCATCTCTCGCACATCGTCGACCGACAAGTTGGATTCGAGGTCGATCCCATCGGTGGTCCCTCGCAACGCCGCTTGAATGAGCGTCCTCTGATCTTGGTTGGACGCTCTCGAAAGTGGCTGCAATACGGGGTTGCTGGTGAGACAGTTCTCCAAGTACGACATCTCAAACGCTTCTTGAGAATCTCCGATGATCTCTCCCAAGTTATAAACGTCGGCTCGGTTGGCGAGCATGTCCGGGATCTGAAACCGCTCGCCACTCTCGTTGTAAGGATTGCCCGCCATCACCACCGCAAACTTGCGACCACGTAAATCGTAAGTCTTCGAGCTACCTTTCCAGACCCCTTCAATCCGTCGGGTCGCATCGCAAAGGGGTATGAATTTCTGTAGTAACTCTACGTTGCAATGCTGGATGTCATCCAAATAGAGCATCGTGTTGTCACCCATCTCGAGCGCCAAATTGATCCGCTCCACTTCCTCACGCGACGCCGCATTGGGTGCTTCGGCTGGATCCAGGGAAGTGACGCCGTGTCCAATCGCGGGACCATTGACCTTGACGAAGACGAGCCCAAGCCGATTGGCGATGTACTCCATTAAAGTCGTCTTGCCATATCCAGGTGGACTGATCAACAGCAACAATCCCATGCGAT includes these proteins:
- the cimA gene encoding citramalate synthase, whose translation is MTKRAVHIYDTTLRDGTQGEGVSLSLQDKLNIAERLAEFGIDMIEGGYPLSNEKDAMFFRKVKQLKLGNSLVSAFGMTRRRGLAAADDPGMKALVAAETPVITVVGKSWDFHATEVLGVSLQENVDMIAESVEFLGRHAQVVYDAEHFFDGYKANREYALQAVSAAAKAGAQWIVFCDTNGGTLPEEIAAIVSDAKSILAPLGVRMGIHCHNDGDLATANSLAAIDAGCDQVQGTINGIGERCGNADLVAIMANLQYKKTGYSVLDGRPLDHLTELSRYVYETANLQLRSGQPFVGRSAFAHKGGMHVHAVNKFAHTYEHMDPAKIGNERRILVSELSGRSNIAALMQDSGLPADRATQDRILAEIVSKENQGYQFEAAEGSFELLVKKCTGSYQPHFETIKYQVLAGDIQAQTAEAYAEAILKVQVQGTVRVEAAEGHGPVNAMDAALRKALLPSFPQLDSMRLVDFKVRVVNGEAGTAARIRVNIESADDQKTWRTIGVSENIIEASWQALVDAFECKLHR
- a CDS encoding DUF559 domain-containing protein, yielding MPRFTVNFWCLEKKLIIEIDGAGYFTEDVLVHDQHRDRFLHGRGYRVLRIPGYAVIREGTQPLTPSPSPRSGARGAEKGGEASSERREQCRTVVLDCFCAKEVVGGARQM